Within the Thermosynechococcaceae cyanobacterium Okahandja genome, the region CCCCCAAAATCACCAGTGCCGGCGCAAACGTGGCATGGGCGGCAGGCAGCATATCCACATTCATGCGAATCAGGGCGTACCCCCCCATTTTTAAGAGAATACCCGCCAAGAGCATGTGCACCGGTGCGGTGGCCTCCCCATGGGCATCGGGCAGCCAAGTGTGCAGCGGCACAATCGGTAGCTTCACGCCATAGGCCACCAAAAACCCGGCATAGACGAGCAGTTGAAAGCCCATCGCATAGTCTTTTGTGGCTAGGGTGTGCATATCAAAGCTGATGGTGTCGCCGTAAAAGGCCATGGCCAAGCCAGCCACCAGAATAAACAGGGAACTCCCGGCCGTGTAAAGAATAAACTTGGTGGCGGCGTACTGCCGCTTGTAGCCCCCCCAAATCGCCAGCAGCAGGTAAACCGGTATTAGCTCTAGCTCCCAAGCCAAAAAGAATACCAGCATATCCTGCACCGCAAAGACGGCAATTTGGCCACCGTACATTGCCAGCATTAAAAAGTAGAACAAGCGCGGCTTGAGCGTTACCGGCCATGCCGCCAAGATGGCCAAGGTGGTAATAAACCCCGTCAATAAAATTAAGGGCATCGAGAGGCCATCAGCCCCCACCGACCAGCGCAACCCAATGGCGGGAATCCAATCGTAGCTTTCCCACAGTTGCAGCCCCGGGGTATTGAGGTCGTAAAAGTTGGTAAAGGCATAGACAATCGCCACGAAGTCAATCAGGCCAATGACAAGGGCATACCAGCGGATCGGTCGCCCTTTCCCCTCGGGGTCAGGAATGAGGGGAATGGCAAAGGAGGCCACGATGGGAAACAGGATAATGGCTGTCAACCAAGGAAAGTTACTCATGGGACTATTTCGTTACTCCTCAAGGAATCGGTGATGTCCATGGTGATAAAGGGCAAGATTAGCGCTGCACCTAGGCTTGGACCGAGAAGATGACAAAGCCGAGGACTGCTAGTAGGACAATTAAGGCGTAAAATTGAGCACGACCATTTTGGAAGTACTTCAAGCCTTCCCCGGTGACCATCGTGACAAACCCAGTCAGGTTGACCACCCCATCCACAACGTTGTAGTCCACCTCCAGAACTTGCCGGGCGAGGCGACGGCAGCCTTGGACAAACACTGCGTCGTAGAGTTCGTCAAAGTACCACTTGTGCAGAGAAAACTGGTAAAGCGGCTGAATGGCTTTGGCAATACTCTGGGGGCTAGGCGTGCCTTTGAGGTACATCAATGAGGCCAAGGTAATCCCAATCAGGCCAATACCGACGGAACTGCCCCCCAGTACCAAAAACTCCGTGAGGTCAACGCCATGCTCGGCAACCACCTCTCCTGGGGCATGGATAAAGGCTTCAAACAGGTTATTAAAGGGGGTGCCCAGCAGGCCAATCAGCATCGAGGGAATTGCCAAAACGGCAAGGGGAACGGTCATGGTCCATGGGGACTCGTGGGGTTCGGCAGCATGGTGCGCCTCATGGCCGTGATCGTGGTTGACCCGTAGCTCCGGCGGAACGTTGCGAAATTGGCCTTCAAAGGTCATGAAGTACATGCGGAACATGTAAAAGGCCGTGAGACCGGCGGTCAGCCATGTCAGCACCCACATGGCCGGGTTGGCATGGAACACCGCCCCAAGAATTTCATCCTTAGACCAGAAACCGGCAAAGGGAGGCACCCCAGAAATGGCTAAACAGCCGATTAAAAAGGTAATGCCGGTAACGGGCATATATTTGCGCAGCCCTCCCATGTAGCGCATATCCTGAGCAAGGTCGGGGTCATGGCCAACCACCCCCTCCATACCGTGGATGACAGAACCAGAACCTAAAAAGAGCATGGCTTTGAAGTAGGCGTGGGTCATGAGGTGAAAAAGACCGGCACTATAAGCCCCTACCCCCATTCCCATCACCATGTACCCCAGTTGGGAAATGGTGGAGTAGGCCAAGCTTTTTTTAATGTCGTTCTGGGTAATGGCAATCGTGGCTCCCATAAAGGCGGTAAAGGCCCCTGTCCAGGCAATGAGGTTCATGACACTGGGCAGTTGCTCAAAGACCGGGAACATCCGCGCAATCAGGAACACGCCCGCTGCCACCATGGTTGCCGCGTGGATGAGGGCAGAAATTGGCGTGGGGCCTTCCATGGCATCGGGGAGCCACACGTGCAGGGGGAACTGGGCAGATTTGGCCACTGGCCCGAGAAAGACAAGGATGGCCAGAATGGCGGCCACCCCTGAGGAGAGCAGGCTGCTGTTCACTAACTCGGTGAGGCGATCGCCCATCTCGCCAAATTCAAAGGTGCCCGTCGCCCAAAAGAGACCCACCATCCCCAGCAGTAGGCCAAAGTCACCCACACGGTTGGTGACAAAGGCTTTTTGAGCCGCTTCGGCGGCGCTTTTCCGGTCGTACCAGAAGCCGATTAGCAGGTAGGAGCACATCCCCACCAGTTCCCAGAAGATATAGACCTGAACGAGGTTGGGGCTGACCACTAGCCCCAGCATCGAGGAGCCAAACAAGCTCAGGTAGGCATAGAACCGCACATAACCGGGATCGTGCGCCATGTAGCCATCGGTGTAGAGCATCACTAGGAACGCAACACTGGTGACCACGACCAGCATCATGGCCGCCAGCGGATCAACCACGTAGCCCATGGCAATGTGAAGACTGCCCGCGGCTGCCCATTCAATCATCTGAGTGTAGGGGGCGTGCCCGTGGATCTGGCTCCACAGGAGAGCAAGGGAGTGGCCAAGGGCGATCGCCATCAAGGCCATGATAAAAATCGCACTAGGTCGCCGCAGCCGGCTGGTGGTCTCGGAAAACGAAATGAGGCCAAAACCAACAATGAGCGCACCCAGCAGCGGTAAGACGGGAATGAGCCATGCGTATTGATACAGGGGTTCCATGTGTGCAACCTAACCTTGAGCCGATCTGCTTTGTCTGAGGAACATACCTAGAGCACTGAGGCTGGCAATAGGTATGAATCACTAGTCTAGGCAAAACCCTTTACATTCTGCCATATCCCCTTAAGAAGGCGGGTAGTGCTACGAGTTACAGAAAATCACAAAACAGAATTTTTTTAGATTTGTTGCGCCTTGCCAAGGCAGCATAGAGAAAGAATCAAGACGGAACGCTAGGGGGCGCGACTGCCGTCATTGATGTTGTGGTTGACGCAGGTAACAAGAACATGACTGTGGAAGTACGCTTACTGTTATGGGGAACGGTGCGCCAATGGGGTTGGCTACTGCTGGGGGCGATCGCCCTCATGCTGTGCCCCAATTCCGTTAGCGCCCAAACCGAACCCGATCCCAGTATGGTACAGCGGGTGGAAAATGCCACCTTTGTCTTAGGGGAATTTAGCTTTGGCAATCAGCAGCGCATTCCGCCCCGGATTATCCAGCGCGCCCAAGGCATTGCCATTATTCCCAATGTTGTGCAAGCGGGCTTCCTGTTTGGGGGTCGCCGCGGGGCGGGCATTTTGCTGGTGCGCAACGACAATAACGACTGGAGTAAACCCGCCTTCATTACCCTCACCGGCGGCAGTTTTGGCCTGCAAATTGGTGCCCAGTCCAGTGACGTGGTTCTCGCCTTTATGGATAAGAGTGTGGTCATGCGCAGCTTAGCGCAGTCCTTTCGCTTAGGGGGCAATGTCTCGGTGGCGGCAGGACCGGTTGGCGGTGATATTGTGAGTCCCACGGATCCAAGCCCCCAAGTTTACTCCTATACCCGCAATGCTGGGTTGTTTGCTGGCGTCGCTCTTGAGGGAGCCACCATTAGCTTTGATCGCAATGCCAATACCCGCTTCTATGGTCAGCGCAACCTAACGCCAACGCAGATTTTTGAGAATGCGGTGCCCCTGCCCTCGCCACCGGTGCTCAACGGTCTGTACAATGCCCTCGGGCGGGCAGCCCGCTAAAAAACCTATCTTAGGTATAAGCAGAACCTGATCCACGTCCCCCATCAAACGAAAAGGCGGGTGATATGATATGGGGGACTTAAATCAATGCGCGAATAGCTATGGATTTGGTAACACTGGCGGCACAGTTGAATGCGGGCACCATTTTGCCCGAGACAATTGTTGTTATTACACTTCTTGTTGTCCTTCTTGCAGATCTCATTCAGGGTCGCCGCGCCGATCGCTGGACTCCCTACTTGGCGATCGCTGGCTTGGCCGGTGCCGTCTTGGCTATGATTCCCCAATGGGGGCAGGCGGAAACGGTGAGCTTCTTTGGCAGTTTTGTTTCCGATAACCTCAGCCTAGTCTTTCGCGGCTTGATTGCCCTCTCCGCCTTGGGCACCGTTTTGATGTCCATTCGCTACGTTGAGCAAACCGGTAGCTCCCTAGGCGAGTTTATGACAATTTTGCTAACGGCTACCGTTGGCGGGATGTTCATTGCCGGTGCCGAAGAACTCGTCTTTATCTTTATTGCCCTTGAAACCCTCAGTATTGCCTCCTACCTCTTAACGGGCTACACCAAGCGCGACAGCCGCTCCAACGAAGCTGCCCTGAAGTACTTACTCATCGGTGCGGCCAGCTCGGCCATTTTCCTGTACGGTTCTTCGCTGCTGTACGGTCTCTCCGGTGGCCATACGCATCTACCGGAAATAGCTGCCGCCCTGTCCTCCCAATCCCTTGGCCTCGTGGTGGCCTTAGTGTTTGTGATTGCGGGCATTAGCTTCAAAATTTCGGCGGTGCCCTTTCACCAGTGGACCCCCGATGTCTATGAAGGTGCGCCGACCCCCGTTGTGGCCTTTCTTTCCGTGGGATCAAAGGCGGCGGGGTTTGCCCTAGCGATTCGCTTTTTAACTTTGGCTTTCCCCAGCGTGACGGAGCAGTGGCAGCTTATCTTTACGGTGCTGGCCATTCTGAGCATGATTTTGGGGAATATTGTTGCCCTTGCCCAAACCAGTATGAAGCGGATGCTGGCCTACTCCTCCATTGGCCAAGCGGGATTTGTGATGATTGGCTTTGTGGTGGGCACTGAAGCAGGCTACGCCAGTATGCTGTTCTATCTGCTGGTGTATCTGTTCATGAACTTAGGTGCCTTTACCTGCGTAATTCTCTTCTCGCTGCGGACGGGCACCGATCAAATTAGCGAGTATGCGGGGCTGTACCAAAAGGATCCGCTGCTCACCCTTGGCCTGAGCCTCTGTTTGCTCTCCCTTGGCGGTATTCCACCCCTTGCGGGCTTCTTTGGTAAAATTTATCTGTTCTGGGCGGGCTGGCAAGCGGGTGCCTACGGGTTGGTGATTCTGGGGCTGCTCACCAGTGTAGTCTCAATTTATTACTACATCCGCGTCGTTAAAATGATGGTCGTCAAGGAACCCAAGGAAATGTCGCCTGCGGTTCAAAACTATCCACAGGTGTCGTGGTCTGAGTTTGGGTTGCGGCCGTTGCAGGTGGGTTTGGTGATGACCGTAGTGGCCACCTCCTTAGCGGGAATTTTGGCTAATCCGATCTTTAACTTGGTGAATACTGCGATTCTGGATGTGCCCAGTGTAGCAGCTCACCCCACGACGGTTGAAGTGGCTTACCAACCCCCTCAAAACCCCTAAGCTTAACGATGATTTAAGCGGGATCGCTAGGAATATCCATCACAATCAGCGCAGGATGGAGACATGGAATGACGTTGGGGCAAATTACAGTGGCGGAGTTGTCACAGCGACTCGCAAGCAGTGAGGTACAGACCCTGCAACTGATTGATGTGCGTGAGCCTGCCGAGTGGGCGATCGCTCACCTGCCCCACTTTATTTCCCTACCCCTGAGCCAGTTTCCAGCGTGGGCACCGCAAATTCGCCAGAAGCTAGATCCCACCAAGGAAACACTCGTGCTGTGCCATCATGGGGTACGTTCTGCCCAGATGGGGCACTGGTTGGTACAGCAGGGCTTTTGCAATGTCAAAAACATTGTGGGCGGCATTGATGCCTACGCTGCTGTGGTTGATCCCACCCTGCCCCGCTACTAATCTTGTTGTTGCCTTGGGAGATGTTTCATGACACTAAAAATTGCCATTAACGGTTTTGGCCGCATTGGTCGCCTTGTGCTGCGTGCTGGCTTAGCCTGCCCGGACATTGAATTTGTGGGTATTAATGACTTAGTTCCGGCGGATAATCTGGCCTATCTTTTTAAGTACGACTCCACCCATGGCACCTATGGCGGCAGCGTCAACGCAACAAGCGATGGGATTGAGATTGATGGCCGCTTTATTCCCTGTACGGCAATGCGCAACCCGGCAGAGCTACCTTGGGGCGAGGTGGGAGCAGACTATGTGGTCGAGTCCACCGGCCTCTTTACCGGCTTTGATGGCGCTAGCCAGCACCTCCAAGCAGGTGCGAAGCGCGTTGTGATTTCAGCACCCACGAAGGATGCGGACAAGGTAAAAACGATTGTGGTGGGGGTGAACCACGACACCTTCGATCCGGCGGTAGATGTGGTGGTCTCCAATGCCAGTTGCACCACGAACTGCCTAGCACCGGTGGCAAAGGTGCTCCACGAGCAGTTTGGCCTAGCGGAAGGGCTGATGACGACGGTGCATTCGGTCACGGCCACCCAACCCACTGTCGATGGCCCGAGTAAAAAAGACTGGCGCGGTGGCCGCGGCGCTGGCCAAAACATT harbors:
- the ndhD1 gene encoding photosynthetic/respiratory NAD(P)H-quinone oxidoreductase subunit D1 — translated: MSNFPWLTAIILFPIVASFAIPLIPDPEGKGRPIRWYALVIGLIDFVAIVYAFTNFYDLNTPGLQLWESYDWIPAIGLRWSVGADGLSMPLILLTGFITTLAILAAWPVTLKPRLFYFLMLAMYGGQIAVFAVQDMLVFFLAWELELIPVYLLLAIWGGYKRQYAATKFILYTAGSSLFILVAGLAMAFYGDTISFDMHTLATKDYAMGFQLLVYAGFLVAYGVKLPIVPLHTWLPDAHGEATAPVHMLLAGILLKMGGYALIRMNVDMLPAAHATFAPALVILGVVNIIYAALTSYAQRNLKRKIAYSSISHMGFVLIGIGSFTNLGMSGAVLQMVSHGLIGASLFFLVGATYDRTHTLILEEMGGVGQKMKKIFAMFTACSLASLALPGMSGFVAELMVFIGFATSDAYSMTFKVIVVFLAAVGVILTPIYLLSMLREIFYGPENKELTEHEALIDAEPREVFIIACLLVPIIGIGLYPKLLTQIYDATTGQVIARVREVVPTLAQHADASVAQQSLVAPGLKRSV
- a CDS encoding NAD(P)H-quinone oxidoreductase subunit 5, yielding MEPLYQYAWLIPVLPLLGALIVGFGLISFSETTSRLRRPSAIFIMALMAIALGHSLALLWSQIHGHAPYTQMIEWAAAGSLHIAMGYVVDPLAAMMLVVVTSVAFLVMLYTDGYMAHDPGYVRFYAYLSLFGSSMLGLVVSPNLVQVYIFWELVGMCSYLLIGFWYDRKSAAEAAQKAFVTNRVGDFGLLLGMVGLFWATGTFEFGEMGDRLTELVNSSLLSSGVAAILAILVFLGPVAKSAQFPLHVWLPDAMEGPTPISALIHAATMVAAGVFLIARMFPVFEQLPSVMNLIAWTGAFTAFMGATIAITQNDIKKSLAYSTISQLGYMVMGMGVGAYSAGLFHLMTHAYFKAMLFLGSGSVIHGMEGVVGHDPDLAQDMRYMGGLRKYMPVTGITFLIGCLAISGVPPFAGFWSKDEILGAVFHANPAMWVLTWLTAGLTAFYMFRMYFMTFEGQFRNVPPELRVNHDHGHEAHHAAEPHESPWTMTVPLAVLAIPSMLIGLLGTPFNNLFEAFIHAPGEVVAEHGVDLTEFLVLGGSSVGIGLIGITLASLMYLKGTPSPQSIAKAIQPLYQFSLHKWYFDELYDAVFVQGCRRLARQVLEVDYNVVDGVVNLTGFVTMVTGEGLKYFQNGRAQFYALIVLLAVLGFVIFSVQA
- a CDS encoding lipid-binding SYLF domain-containing protein translates to MTVEVRLLLWGTVRQWGWLLLGAIALMLCPNSVSAQTEPDPSMVQRVENATFVLGEFSFGNQQRIPPRIIQRAQGIAIIPNVVQAGFLFGGRRGAGILLVRNDNNDWSKPAFITLTGGSFGLQIGAQSSDVVLAFMDKSVVMRSLAQSFRLGGNVSVAAGPVGGDIVSPTDPSPQVYSYTRNAGLFAGVALEGATISFDRNANTRFYGQRNLTPTQIFENAVPLPSPPVLNGLYNALGRAAR
- a CDS encoding NAD(P)H-quinone oxidoreductase subunit N, coding for MDLVTLAAQLNAGTILPETIVVITLLVVLLADLIQGRRADRWTPYLAIAGLAGAVLAMIPQWGQAETVSFFGSFVSDNLSLVFRGLIALSALGTVLMSIRYVEQTGSSLGEFMTILLTATVGGMFIAGAEELVFIFIALETLSIASYLLTGYTKRDSRSNEAALKYLLIGAASSAIFLYGSSLLYGLSGGHTHLPEIAAALSSQSLGLVVALVFVIAGISFKISAVPFHQWTPDVYEGAPTPVVAFLSVGSKAAGFALAIRFLTLAFPSVTEQWQLIFTVLAILSMILGNIVALAQTSMKRMLAYSSIGQAGFVMIGFVVGTEAGYASMLFYLLVYLFMNLGAFTCVILFSLRTGTDQISEYAGLYQKDPLLTLGLSLCLLSLGGIPPLAGFFGKIYLFWAGWQAGAYGLVILGLLTSVVSIYYYIRVVKMMVVKEPKEMSPAVQNYPQVSWSEFGLRPLQVGLVMTVVATSLAGILANPIFNLVNTAILDVPSVAAHPTTVEVAYQPPQNP
- a CDS encoding rhodanese-like domain-containing protein, which produces MTLGQITVAELSQRLASSEVQTLQLIDVREPAEWAIAHLPHFISLPLSQFPAWAPQIRQKLDPTKETLVLCHHGVRSAQMGHWLVQQGFCNVKNIVGGIDAYAAVVDPTLPRY
- the gap gene encoding type I glyceraldehyde-3-phosphate dehydrogenase; translated protein: MTLKIAINGFGRIGRLVLRAGLACPDIEFVGINDLVPADNLAYLFKYDSTHGTYGGSVNATSDGIEIDGRFIPCTAMRNPAELPWGEVGADYVVESTGLFTGFDGASQHLQAGAKRVVISAPTKDADKVKTIVVGVNHDTFDPAVDVVVSNASCTTNCLAPVAKVLHEQFGLAEGLMTTVHSVTATQPTVDGPSKKDWRGGRGAGQNIIPASTGAAKAVTLVLPQLKGKLTGMAFRVPTPNVSVVDLTFKTEKATSYAEICAAMKAAAEGDLKGILGYTEEAVVSSDFIGDGRSSIFDATAGIELNSNFFKVVSWYDNEWGYSNRVVDLMKVMAAKEGLL